A stretch of the Mycobacterium sp. ITM-2016-00317 genome encodes the following:
- a CDS encoding DNA-directed RNA polymerase subunit beta', producing MLDVNFFDELRIGLATADDIRNWSFGEVKKPETINYRTLKPEKDGLFCEKIFGPTRDWECYCGKYKRVRFKGIICERCGVEVTRAKVRRERMGHIELAAPVTHIWYFKGVPSRLGYLLDLAPKDLEKIIYFAAYVITAVDDEMRHNELSTLEAEMVVEKKAIEDQRDADLEARAQKLEADMKELEEEGAKSDVRRKVRDGGEREMRQLRDRAQRELDRLDEIWTTFTKLAPKQLIVDELLYRELQDRYGEYFEGAMGAESIKKLIETFDIDAEAESLRDTIRNGKGQKKLRALKRLKVVAAFQTNANSPMGMVLDAVPVIPPELRPMVQLDGGRFATSDLNDLYRRVINRNNRLKRLIDLGAPEIIVNNEKRMLQESVDALFDNGRRGRPVTGPGNRPLKSLSDLLKGKQGRFRQNLLGKRVDYSGRSVIVVGPQLKLHQCGLPKLMALELFKPFVMKRLVDLNHAQNIKSAKRMVERQRPQVWDVLEEVISEHPVLLNRAPTLHRLGIQAFEPQLVEGKAIQLHPLVCEAFNADFDGDQMAVHLPLSAEAQAEARILMLSSNNILSPASGRPLAMPRLDMVTGLFFLTTEIEGDTGEYTPAAKDTPETGVYSSPAEAIMAMDRGALSVRAKIRVRLTQLRPPADIEAERFPDGWKMGDAWTAETTLGRVLFNELLPRGYPFVNKQMHKKVQAAIINDLAERYPMIVVAQTVDKLKDAGFHWATRSGVTVSMADVLVPPEKTEILERYEAEADSIEKQYQRGKLNKGERNEALVKIWQDATEEVGQALRSHYPKDNPIITIVDSGATGNFTQTRTLAGMKGLVTNPKGEFIPRPIKSSFREGLTVLEYFINTHGARKGLADTALRTADSGYLTRRLVDVSQDVIVRETDCETERGITVTLAELQGDALVRDQHIETSAYARTLATDAVDANGNVVVERGHDLGDPAIDALLAAGITEVKVRSVLTCATGTGVCAMCYGRSMATGKLVDIGEAVGIVAAQSIGEPGTQLTMRTFHQGGVTGGADIVGGLPRVQELFEARIPRNRAPIADVSGRVRLEESDKFYKITIVPDDGGEEVVYDKLSRRQRLKVFKHDDGSERLLTDGDHVEVGQQLLEGSADPHEVLRVQGPREVQIHLVKEVQEVYRAQGVSIHDKHIEVIVRQMLRRVTIIDSGATEFLPGSLTERGEFETENRRVVAEGGEPAAGRPVLMGITKASLATDSWLSAASFQETTRVLTDAAINCRSDKLQGLKENVIIGKLIPAGTGINRYRNIQVQPTEEARAAAYTIPSYEDQYYSPDFGQATGAAVPLDDYGYSDYR from the coding sequence GTGCTAGACGTCAACTTCTTCGATGAACTCCGCATCGGTCTCGCGACCGCGGACGACATCCGCAACTGGTCCTTCGGCGAGGTCAAAAAGCCGGAGACCATCAACTACCGCACGCTCAAGCCAGAGAAGGACGGCCTGTTCTGCGAGAAGATCTTCGGACCTACTCGCGACTGGGAGTGCTACTGCGGCAAGTACAAGCGCGTCCGGTTCAAGGGCATCATCTGTGAGCGCTGCGGCGTCGAGGTGACCCGTGCCAAGGTGCGTCGTGAGCGGATGGGCCACATCGAGCTGGCCGCTCCCGTCACGCACATCTGGTACTTCAAGGGTGTGCCGTCGCGGTTGGGCTACCTGCTCGACCTGGCCCCGAAGGATCTCGAGAAGATCATCTACTTCGCGGCCTACGTGATCACCGCGGTCGACGACGAGATGCGCCACAACGAGCTGTCGACGCTCGAAGCCGAGATGGTCGTCGAGAAGAAGGCCATCGAGGACCAGCGCGATGCCGACCTGGAGGCGCGGGCCCAGAAGCTCGAAGCCGACATGAAGGAGCTCGAGGAAGAGGGCGCGAAGTCCGACGTGCGCCGCAAGGTGCGCGACGGCGGCGAGCGCGAGATGCGCCAGCTGCGCGACCGGGCCCAGCGTGAGCTGGACCGGCTCGACGAGATCTGGACGACGTTCACCAAGCTGGCTCCCAAGCAGCTGATCGTCGACGAGCTGCTCTACCGCGAGCTGCAGGACCGCTACGGCGAGTACTTCGAGGGCGCCATGGGCGCGGAGTCGATCAAGAAGCTCATCGAGACCTTCGACATCGACGCCGAGGCCGAGTCGCTGCGCGACACCATCCGCAACGGCAAGGGGCAGAAGAAGCTTCGCGCGCTGAAGCGGCTCAAGGTGGTCGCGGCGTTCCAGACCAACGCCAATTCGCCGATGGGCATGGTCCTCGACGCCGTTCCGGTGATCCCGCCGGAGCTGCGCCCGATGGTCCAGCTCGACGGTGGCCGTTTCGCGACGTCGGACCTCAACGATCTGTACCGCCGCGTGATCAACCGCAACAACCGGCTCAAGCGACTGATCGACCTCGGCGCTCCCGAGATCATCGTCAACAACGAGAAGCGCATGCTTCAGGAGTCGGTGGACGCGCTGTTCGACAACGGCCGTCGTGGACGTCCGGTCACCGGACCGGGCAACCGTCCGCTCAAGTCGCTGTCCGATCTGCTCAAGGGCAAGCAGGGCCGGTTCCGCCAGAACCTGCTCGGCAAGCGCGTCGACTACTCGGGCCGTTCGGTCATCGTGGTCGGCCCGCAGCTCAAGCTGCACCAGTGCGGTCTGCCGAAGCTGATGGCACTCGAGCTGTTCAAGCCGTTCGTGATGAAGCGTCTGGTCGACCTGAACCATGCGCAGAACATCAAGAGCGCCAAGCGGATGGTGGAACGTCAGCGTCCCCAGGTGTGGGATGTCCTCGAAGAGGTCATCTCCGAGCACCCGGTGCTGCTGAACCGTGCACCCACGCTGCACCGCCTCGGTATCCAGGCCTTCGAGCCACAGCTGGTGGAGGGTAAGGCCATCCAGCTGCACCCGCTGGTCTGTGAGGCGTTCAACGCCGACTTCGACGGTGACCAGATGGCCGTGCACCTTCCGCTGAGTGCGGAGGCGCAGGCCGAGGCCCGCATCCTGATGCTGTCCTCGAACAACATCCTGTCGCCGGCGTCGGGCCGCCCGCTGGCCATGCCCCGTCTGGACATGGTGACCGGTCTGTTCTTCCTGACCACCGAGATCGAGGGTGACACGGGCGAGTACACCCCGGCCGCCAAGGACACCCCGGAGACCGGCGTGTACAGCAGCCCGGCCGAGGCGATCATGGCCATGGACCGCGGTGCGCTGAGCGTGCGCGCCAAGATCCGGGTGCGGCTGACCCAGCTGCGTCCGCCGGCCGACATCGAGGCCGAGCGGTTCCCCGACGGCTGGAAGATGGGCGACGCCTGGACGGCGGAGACCACCCTGGGTCGTGTGCTGTTCAACGAGCTGCTGCCGCGGGGCTACCCGTTCGTCAACAAGCAGATGCACAAGAAGGTCCAGGCGGCGATCATCAACGATCTCGCCGAGCGCTACCCGATGATCGTGGTCGCGCAGACCGTGGACAAGCTCAAGGACGCCGGGTTCCACTGGGCCACCCGTTCGGGTGTCACCGTGTCGATGGCCGACGTGCTGGTCCCGCCGGAGAAGACCGAGATCCTCGAGCGCTACGAGGCGGAAGCCGACAGCATCGAGAAGCAGTACCAGCGCGGCAAGCTCAACAAGGGTGAGCGCAACGAAGCGTTGGTGAAGATCTGGCAGGACGCGACCGAAGAGGTCGGTCAGGCGCTGCGGTCGCACTACCCGAAGGACAACCCGATCATCACGATCGTGGATTCGGGCGCCACGGGTAACTTCACCCAGACGCGGACACTGGCCGGCATGAAGGGTCTGGTGACCAACCCCAAGGGTGAGTTCATCCCGCGTCCGATCAAGTCCTCGTTCCGCGAGGGCCTGACGGTGCTGGAGTACTTCATCAACACCCACGGCGCCCGTAAGGGCCTGGCGGACACCGCACTTCGTACCGCCGACTCGGGTTACCTGACCCGTCGTCTGGTCGACGTGTCGCAGGACGTCATCGTGCGTGAGACCGACTGTGAGACCGAGCGTGGCATCACCGTCACGCTGGCCGAGCTGCAGGGCGACGCCTTGGTGCGCGATCAGCACATCGAGACGTCGGCCTACGCACGGACGCTGGCCACCGACGCGGTCGACGCCAACGGCAACGTCGTCGTCGAGCGTGGACACGATCTCGGCGATCCGGCGATCGATGCGCTGCTGGCCGCCGGCATCACCGAGGTGAAGGTCCGCTCCGTGCTGACCTGCGCCACCGGCACCGGCGTGTGCGCGATGTGCTACGGCCGTTCGATGGCGACCGGCAAGCTGGTCGACATCGGCGAGGCCGTCGGCATCGTGGCCGCGCAGTCCATCGGTGAGCCCGGCACGCAGCTGACCATGCGTACCTTCCACCAGGGTGGTGTCACCGGCGGTGCCGACATCGTCGGTGGTCTGCCCCGCGTGCAGGAGCTGTTCGAGGCGCGTATCCCGCGCAACCGGGCTCCGATCGCCGACGTCTCCGGCCGGGTCCGGCTGGAGGAGAGCGACAAGTTCTACAAGATCACCATCGTTCCCGACGACGGGGGCGAGGAGGTCGTGTACGACAAGCTCTCGCGTCGTCAGCGTCTGAAGGTGTTCAAGCACGACGACGGTTCCGAGCGTCTGCTGACCGACGGCGACCACGTCGAGGTCGGCCAGCAGCTGCTGGAAGGTTCGGCCGACCCGCACGAGGTGCTGCGCGTCCAGGGTCCCCGCGAGGTGCAGATCCACCTCGTCAAGGAGGTCCAGGAGGTCTACCGCGCCCAGGGTGTGTCGATCCACGACAAGCACATCGAGGTCATCGTCCGGCAGATGCTGCGTCGCGTCACGATCATCGATTCGGGTGCGACGGAGTTCCTGCCCGGCTCGCTGACCGAGCGTGGCGAGTTCGAGACCGAGAACCGTCGCGTCGTGGCCGAGGGCGGCGAGCCCGCGGCCGGACGTCCGGTGCTGATGGGTATCACGAAGGCATCGCTGGCCACGGATTCGTGGCTGTCGGCGGCGTCGTTCCAGGAGACCACTCGCGTGCTGACCGATGCGGCGATCAACTGCCGCAGCGACAAGCTGCAGGGTCTGAAGGAGAACGTGATCATCGGCAAGCTGATCCCGGCAGGCACCGGGATCAACCGGTACCGCAACATCCAGGTGCAGCCGACCGAGGAAGCCCGCGCTGCGGCGTACACGATCCCGTCCTACGAGGATCAGTACTACAGCCCGGACTTCGGCCAGGCCACCGGTGCCGCGGTGCCGCTGGACGACTACGGCTACTCGGACTACCGGTAA
- a CDS encoding phosphatase PAP2 family protein: MSAIDDPPSIAGPAGYAAPSGRRIRRLTVLRWAAVATWAVVVGWRTVDDGFAFNRELLLLYISTGLLAASIGQGRRMFYVIRDWLPFALVLLAYDLSRGAATMVGLPTLWHWQADADRWLFAGTMPTVWLQERLKLPTPPWWEIGISTVYMSFFILPYVIAGVLWLRNRAEWKAFVRLFVGLNFAALIVYVLLPAAPPWAAARCTPADVAGGPSGPRCMFSSARGVPDGGVLGAMQFSQDGANQWVERIVGRGWGKLNLHSASALIDQGQASVNLVAAIPSLHAGMTAAIAAFLWVRLSRRWRPVLVAYVLVMAFTLVYTAEHYVVDILLGWALAAAAVYVLHRYDSRRRSRVSARGEVDLAQRLGDGPDRAGARTEPDDVPAAEVQSWAPIRELDPR; this comes from the coding sequence GTGTCCGCGATTGACGACCCACCGTCGATTGCGGGCCCTGCGGGCTACGCGGCGCCGAGCGGTCGGCGCATCCGCAGACTGACCGTGCTGCGCTGGGCGGCCGTGGCCACCTGGGCCGTCGTCGTGGGGTGGCGCACCGTCGACGACGGGTTCGCGTTCAACCGCGAGTTGCTGCTGCTCTACATCTCCACCGGACTGCTCGCCGCCAGCATCGGGCAGGGCCGCCGGATGTTCTATGTGATCCGCGACTGGCTCCCGTTCGCGCTGGTACTGCTGGCCTACGACCTGAGCCGCGGCGCGGCCACGATGGTCGGCCTGCCTACGCTGTGGCACTGGCAGGCCGACGCCGACCGCTGGTTGTTCGCCGGAACAATGCCGACGGTGTGGCTGCAGGAACGGTTGAAGCTGCCGACGCCGCCGTGGTGGGAGATCGGCATCAGCACCGTCTACATGTCGTTCTTCATCCTCCCGTATGTGATCGCCGGGGTGCTGTGGCTGCGTAACCGCGCGGAGTGGAAGGCGTTCGTGCGGTTGTTCGTCGGGCTGAACTTCGCGGCGCTGATCGTCTACGTGCTGCTGCCCGCCGCGCCGCCGTGGGCGGCGGCGCGCTGCACACCGGCCGACGTGGCCGGCGGCCCGTCCGGCCCGCGGTGCATGTTCAGCTCCGCACGCGGAGTGCCCGACGGCGGTGTGCTGGGCGCGATGCAGTTCAGCCAGGACGGAGCGAACCAGTGGGTGGAGCGGATCGTCGGCCGTGGCTGGGGCAAGTTGAACCTGCACTCCGCGAGCGCGCTGATCGACCAGGGACAAGCCAGCGTGAACCTGGTGGCCGCCATCCCGTCGCTGCACGCCGGGATGACCGCGGCGATCGCGGCGTTCCTGTGGGTGCGCCTGAGCCGGCGCTGGCGTCCGGTCCTGGTCGCCTACGTGCTGGTGATGGCGTTCACGCTGGTCTACACCGCCGAGCATTACGTGGTGGACATCCTGCTCGGGTGGGCGCTGGCGGCGGCCGCGGTGTACGTGCTGCACCGCTACGACAGCCGGCGACGTTCGCGGGTCTCAGCCCGCGGTGAGGTAGACCTTGCGCAGCGGCTCGGTGACGGTCCAGACCGTGCGGGTGCCCGCACCGAGCCGGACGACGTCCCCGCTGCCGAGGTCCAGTCCTGGGCTCCCATCCGCGAACTCGACCCGCGCTGA
- a CDS encoding deoxyribonuclease IV has protein sequence MLIGSHVHGDDPLAAAQADGADVVQFFLGNPQSWKKPPPREDAEALKAAPIPIYVHAPYLINVASANNRVRIPSRKILQDTCDAASAVGATAVIVHGGHADDNDMEAGFERWVKALASLKTDVPVYLENTAGGDHAMARHFDTIARLWDRIGDTGIGFCLDTCHAWAAGEALVGAVERIKGITGRIDLVHCNDSRDAAGSGADRHANFGSGQIDPQLLVAVVKAAGAPVICETSDEGRKDDIAFLREHL, from the coding sequence GTGCTCATAGGTTCGCACGTCCACGGAGACGACCCCCTGGCAGCGGCGCAGGCCGACGGCGCCGATGTGGTGCAGTTCTTTCTCGGCAATCCGCAGAGTTGGAAGAAGCCGCCGCCGCGCGAGGACGCCGAGGCGCTCAAGGCCGCCCCGATCCCGATCTACGTGCACGCGCCGTACCTGATCAACGTCGCGTCGGCGAACAACCGGGTGCGGATCCCGTCGCGCAAGATCCTGCAGGACACCTGCGACGCGGCTTCGGCGGTCGGCGCCACCGCGGTGATCGTGCACGGCGGCCACGCCGACGACAACGACATGGAGGCCGGCTTCGAGCGCTGGGTCAAGGCGCTGGCGAGCCTGAAGACCGACGTGCCGGTCTATCTGGAGAACACCGCGGGCGGTGACCACGCGATGGCCCGGCACTTCGACACCATCGCCAGGCTGTGGGACCGGATCGGCGACACCGGTATCGGCTTCTGCCTGGACACCTGCCACGCGTGGGCGGCCGGCGAGGCGCTCGTCGGCGCGGTGGAACGCATCAAGGGCATCACCGGGCGCATCGACCTGGTGCACTGCAACGACTCCCGCGATGCGGCGGGCTCGGGCGCCGACCGGCACGCCAACTTCGGCTCCGGCCAGATCGATCCGCAGCTGCTCGTCGCGGTGGTCAAGGCCGCGGGCGCGCCGGTGATCTGCGAGACGTCCGACGAGGGCCGCAAGGACGACATCGCGTTCCTGCGCGAGCACCTCTGA
- a CDS encoding DNA-directed RNA polymerase subunit beta yields MLEGCILAGSRQIESTTNHSVPGAPNRISFAKLREPLEVPGLLDVQTESFEWLIGAEDWFRRAAERGDVDPKGGLQEVLEELSPIEDFSGSMSLSFSDPRFDEVKAPVDECKDKDMTYAAPLFVTAEFINNNTGEIKSQTVFMGDFPMMTEKGTFIINGTERVVVSQLVRSPGVYFDESIDKSTEKTLHSVKVIPGRGAWLEFDVDKRDTVGVRIDRKRRQPVTVLLKALGWTNEQIVERFGFSEIMMSTLEKDNTAGTDEALLDIYRKLRPGEPPTKESAQTLLENLFFKEKRYDLARVGRYKVNKKLGLNLGQPITSSTLTEEDVVATIEYLVRLHQGDQTMTAPGGSEVPVEVDDIDHFGNRRLRTVGELIQNQIRVGLSRMERVVRERMTTQDVEAITPQTLINIRPVVAAIKEFFGTSQLSQFMDQNNPLSGLTHKRRLSALGPGGLSRERAGLEVRDVHSSHYGRMCPIETPEGPNIGLIGSLSVYARVNPFGFIETPYRKVVDGVVTDEINYLTADEEDRHVVAQANSPLDADGRFTEDRVMVRRKGGEVENVAPTDVDYMDVSPRQMVSVATAMIPFLEHDDANRALMGANMQRQAVPLVRSEAPLVGTGMELRAAIDAGDVVVTEKAGVVEEVSADYITVMADDGTRHTYRMRKFARSNHGTCANQRPIVDAGQRVESGQVLADGPCTENGEMALGKNLLVAIMPWEGHNYEDAIILSNRLVEEDVLTSIHIEEHEIDARDTKLGAEEITRDIPNVSDEVLADLDERGIIRIGAEVRDGDILVGKVTPKGETELTPEERLLRAIFGEKAREVRDTSLKVPHGESGKVIGIRVFSREDDDELPAGVNELVRVYVAQKRKISDGDKLAGRHGNKGVIGKILPVEDMPFMPDGTPVDIILNTHGVPRRMNIGQILETHLGWVAKAGWNIQVADGTNEVPAWAAKLPEHMLSAPPDSIVATPVFDGAQEGELSGLLGATLPNRDGETMVNADGKAVLFDGRSGEPFPYPVTVGYMYILKLHHLVDDKIHARSTGPYSMITQQPLGGKAQFGGQRFGEMECWAMQAYGAAYTLQELLTIKSDDTVGRVKVYEAIVKGENIPEPGIPESFKVLLKELQSLCLNVEVLSSDGAAIEMRDGDDEDLERAAANLGINLSRNESASVEDLA; encoded by the coding sequence GTGCTGGAAGGATGCATCTTGGCAGGGTCCCGCCAGATCGAGTCAACCACTAACCACTCCGTTCCCGGAGCACCAAACAGAATTTCCTTTGCCAAGCTCCGCGAACCGCTCGAGGTTCCGGGGCTTCTCGACGTTCAGACCGAGTCCTTCGAATGGCTCATCGGCGCCGAGGACTGGTTCCGCCGCGCCGCCGAGCGCGGGGACGTGGACCCCAAGGGCGGTCTGCAGGAGGTCCTCGAGGAGCTCTCGCCGATCGAGGATTTCTCGGGCTCGATGTCGCTGTCGTTCTCCGACCCGCGCTTCGACGAGGTCAAGGCGCCGGTTGACGAGTGCAAAGACAAGGACATGACGTACGCGGCTCCGCTGTTCGTCACGGCCGAGTTCATCAACAACAACACCGGCGAGATCAAGAGCCAGACGGTCTTCATGGGCGACTTCCCGATGATGACCGAGAAGGGCACCTTCATCATCAACGGCACCGAGCGTGTCGTGGTGAGCCAGCTGGTCCGTTCGCCCGGTGTGTACTTCGACGAGTCGATCGACAAGTCGACGGAGAAGACGCTGCACAGCGTCAAGGTGATCCCCGGCCGCGGCGCGTGGCTGGAGTTCGACGTCGACAAGCGCGACACCGTCGGTGTCCGCATCGACCGCAAGCGCCGTCAGCCCGTCACCGTGCTGCTGAAGGCACTCGGCTGGACCAACGAGCAGATCGTGGAGCGCTTCGGCTTCTCCGAGATCATGATGAGCACGCTGGAGAAGGACAACACCGCAGGCACCGACGAGGCGCTGCTGGACATCTACCGGAAGCTGCGACCGGGCGAGCCCCCCACCAAGGAGTCGGCGCAGACCCTGCTGGAGAACCTGTTCTTCAAGGAGAAGCGCTACGACCTCGCCCGGGTGGGCCGCTACAAGGTCAACAAGAAGCTGGGTCTGAACCTCGGCCAGCCGATCACCAGCTCGACGCTGACCGAAGAGGACGTCGTCGCGACCATCGAGTACCTGGTGCGTCTGCACCAGGGCGACCAGACGATGACCGCCCCCGGCGGCAGCGAGGTCCCCGTCGAGGTCGACGACATCGACCACTTCGGCAACCGTCGTCTGCGCACCGTGGGTGAGCTGATCCAGAACCAGATCCGGGTCGGCCTGTCGCGTATGGAGCGCGTCGTCCGCGAGCGGATGACCACCCAGGACGTCGAGGCGATCACGCCGCAGACCCTGATCAACATCCGTCCCGTCGTGGCGGCGATCAAGGAGTTCTTCGGCACCAGCCAGCTGTCGCAGTTCATGGATCAGAACAACCCGCTGTCGGGCCTGACCCATAAGCGCCGTCTGTCGGCGCTGGGCCCCGGTGGTCTGTCCCGTGAGCGTGCCGGCCTCGAGGTCCGCGACGTGCACTCCAGCCACTACGGCCGCATGTGCCCGATCGAGACCCCTGAGGGTCCGAACATCGGTCTGATCGGCTCGCTGTCGGTGTACGCCCGGGTCAACCCGTTCGGCTTCATCGAGACGCCGTACCGCAAGGTCGTTGATGGTGTCGTCACCGACGAGATCAACTACCTGACCGCCGACGAGGAGGATCGCCACGTCGTGGCGCAGGCCAACTCGCCGCTGGACGCGGACGGCCGGTTCACCGAGGACCGCGTGATGGTCCGCCGTAAGGGTGGCGAGGTCGAGAACGTCGCCCCCACCGACGTGGACTACATGGACGTCTCGCCGCGCCAGATGGTGTCGGTCGCGACGGCGATGATCCCGTTCCTCGAGCACGACGACGCCAACCGTGCCCTGATGGGTGCCAACATGCAGCGCCAGGCGGTTCCGCTGGTCCGCAGCGAGGCCCCACTGGTCGGCACCGGTATGGAACTGCGCGCCGCGATCGACGCCGGCGACGTGGTCGTGACCGAGAAGGCCGGTGTGGTCGAGGAGGTCTCCGCCGACTACATCACCGTGATGGCCGACGACGGCACCCGGCACACCTACCGGATGCGTAAGTTCGCCCGGTCCAACCACGGCACGTGCGCCAACCAGCGTCCGATCGTGGACGCCGGGCAGCGGGTCGAGTCGGGCCAGGTGCTCGCCGACGGTCCGTGCACCGAGAACGGTGAGATGGCGCTGGGCAAGAACCTGCTCGTCGCGATCATGCCGTGGGAGGGCCACAACTACGAGGACGCGATCATCCTCTCCAACCGTCTGGTGGAGGAGGACGTGCTCACCTCGATTCACATCGAAGAGCACGAGATCGATGCCCGCGACACCAAGTTGGGCGCCGAGGAGATCACCCGGGACATCCCGAACGTCTCCGATGAGGTGCTGGCCGATCTCGACGAGCGCGGCATCATCCGCATCGGCGCCGAGGTCCGCGACGGCGACATCCTGGTCGGCAAGGTCACCCCGAAGGGCGAGACCGAGCTGACTCCGGAGGAGCGCCTGCTGCGCGCCATCTTCGGTGAGAAGGCCCGCGAGGTCCGCGACACGTCGCTGAAGGTGCCGCACGGCGAGTCCGGCAAGGTCATCGGCATCCGCGTGTTCTCGCGTGAGGATGACGACGAGCTGCCCGCCGGCGTCAACGAGCTGGTCCGCGTCTACGTGGCCCAGAAGCGCAAGATCTCCGACGGCGACAAGCTCGCCGGACGCCACGGCAACAAGGGCGTCATCGGCAAGATCCTGCCGGTCGAGGACATGCCGTTCATGCCCGACGGCACCCCGGTGGACATCATCCTGAACACCCACGGTGTGCCGCGTCGTATGAACATCGGCCAGATCCTGGAAACCCACCTCGGGTGGGTTGCCAAGGCGGGCTGGAACATTCAGGTGGCGGACGGGACCAACGAGGTTCCGGCGTGGGCGGCCAAGCTGCCCGAGCACATGCTGTCGGCCCCGCCGGACAGCATCGTGGCCACCCCGGTGTTCGACGGTGCGCAGGAAGGCGAGTTGTCCGGCCTGCTCGGTGCGACGCTGCCCAACCGTGACGGCGAGACCATGGTCAACGCCGACGGCAAGGCGGTGCTGTTCGACGGCCGCAGTGGCGAACCGTTCCCGTACCCGGTCACGGTCGGCTACATGTACATCCTGAAGCTGCACCACCTGGTGGACGACAAGATCCACGCCCGCTCCACCGGTCCGTACTCGATGATCACCCAGCAGCCGCTGGGCGGTAAGGCGCAGTTCGGTGGTCAGCGGTTCGGTGAGATGGAGTGCTGGGCCATGCAGGCCTACGGCGCGGCGTACACGCTGCAGGAGCTCCTGACGATCAAGTCCGACGACACCGTCGGCCGCGTCAAGGTCTACGAGGCGATCGTCAAGGGCGAGAACATCCCCGAGCCGGGCATCCCGGAGTCGTTCAAGGTGCTTCTCAAAGAGCTGCAGTCGCTGTGCCTCAACGTCGAGGTGTTGTCTTCTGACGGCGCGGCGATCGAGATGCGTGACGGTGACGACGAGGACCTGGAGCGTGCTGCTGCCAACCTCGGAATCAACCTGTCCCGCAACGAATCCGCCTCTGTCGAAGATCTCGCCTAA
- a CDS encoding acyl-CoA dehydrogenase family protein, translating into MSDTHVVTNQVPPLEDFNPAAAPVLTEALIREGGEWGLDEVAELGALAGGRTAQRWGELADRHRPVLHTHDRTGHRIDEVEYDPAYHELMNVAVGHGLHAAPWADDRPGAHVVRAAKNSVWTPEPGHLCPISMTYAVVPALRHNPELAAIYEPLLTSSVYDPELAVPAGKPGITAGMSMTEKQGGSDVRAGTTEAVRNADGSYTLTGHKWFTSAPMCDVFLVLAQAPGGLSCFFLPRILPDGTRNRMFLQRLKDKLGNHANASSEVEYDGATAWLVGEEGRGVKTIIEMVNLTRLDCTLGSATSMRSGLTRAIHHAQHRKAFGAYLIDQPLMRNVLADLAVEAEAATMLAMRMAGATDHAVRGDERESLLRRIGLAAAKYWVCKRATPHAAEAMECLGGNGYVEDSGMPRLYREAPLMGIWEGSGNVSALDTLRAMATRPECVDVLFDELAATDGHDARLDAHVRGLRPQLEDLATIQYRARQVAEDIALALQGSLLVRHGHPAVAEAFLASRLGGQWGGAFGTLPTGLDLAPIIERALLKA; encoded by the coding sequence ATGTCGGACACTCACGTCGTCACCAACCAGGTCCCGCCGCTGGAGGACTTCAACCCCGCCGCCGCGCCGGTCCTGACCGAGGCGCTGATCCGCGAGGGCGGCGAGTGGGGCCTCGACGAGGTCGCCGAACTCGGCGCGCTGGCCGGCGGCCGCACCGCGCAGCGCTGGGGCGAACTCGCCGACCGCCACCGGCCGGTGCTGCACACCCACGACCGCACCGGCCACCGCATCGACGAGGTGGAGTACGACCCCGCCTACCACGAGCTGATGAACGTCGCCGTCGGCCACGGCCTGCACGCCGCGCCGTGGGCCGACGACCGCCCCGGAGCGCACGTGGTGCGCGCGGCGAAGAACTCGGTGTGGACGCCCGAGCCCGGCCACCTCTGCCCGATCTCGATGACCTACGCCGTGGTGCCCGCACTGCGGCACAACCCCGAGCTGGCGGCGATCTACGAGCCGCTGCTGACCAGCAGCGTCTACGACCCGGAACTGGCGGTGCCGGCCGGCAAGCCCGGTATCACCGCCGGGATGTCGATGACCGAGAAGCAGGGCGGCTCCGATGTCCGGGCCGGCACCACCGAGGCGGTGCGCAACGCCGACGGCAGCTACACGCTGACCGGCCACAAATGGTTCACGTCCGCGCCGATGTGCGATGTCTTCCTGGTGCTGGCCCAAGCCCCCGGCGGCCTGTCCTGCTTCTTCCTGCCGCGGATCCTGCCCGACGGCACCCGCAACCGGATGTTCCTGCAGCGACTCAAGGACAAGCTCGGCAACCACGCCAACGCCTCCAGCGAGGTCGAATACGACGGGGCCACGGCATGGCTGGTCGGCGAGGAGGGCCGCGGGGTCAAGACCATCATCGAGATGGTCAACCTGACCCGGCTGGACTGCACCCTGGGCAGCGCCACCAGCATGCGCAGCGGGCTGACCCGCGCCATCCACCATGCCCAGCACCGAAAGGCCTTCGGCGCCTACCTGATCGACCAGCCGCTGATGCGTAACGTGCTCGCCGACCTCGCGGTCGAAGCTGAAGCGGCGACCATGCTCGCCATGCGGATGGCCGGCGCCACCGACCACGCGGTACGCGGCGACGAACGTGAATCGCTGCTGCGCAGAATCGGTCTGGCCGCCGCCAAGTACTGGGTGTGCAAGCGCGCCACCCCGCACGCCGCCGAGGCGATGGAGTGCCTGGGCGGCAACGGCTACGTCGAGGACTCGGGAATGCCCCGGCTGTACCGGGAGGCTCCGCTGATGGGCATCTGGGAGGGTTCGGGCAACGTCAGCGCGCTGGACACCCTGCGCGCCATGGCGACCCGGCCCGAGTGCGTCGACGTGCTGTTCGACGAACTGGCCGCGACCGACGGCCACGACGCCCGACTCGACGCGCACGTGCGGGGTCTGCGGCCGCAGCTGGAAGACCTTGCCACGATCCAGTACCGGGCCCGCCAGGTCGCCGAGGACATCGCGCTGGCGTTGCAGGGCTCGCTGCTGGTGCGCCACGGTCACCCCGCCGTCGCCGAGGCGTTCCTGGCAAGCAGGCTCGGGGGGCAGTGGGGTGGCGCGTTCGGCACCCTGCCCACCGGCCTGGACCTCGCGCCGATCATCGAGCGCGCCCTGCTCAAGGCGTAG